The following are encoded together in the Drosophila sechellia strain sech25 chromosome 3R, ASM438219v1, whole genome shotgun sequence genome:
- the LOC6612631 gene encoding fatty acyl-CoA reductase wat, with protein sequence MDDPKIMNIMNGMKSLEDHCQLINDVKDESPMQMFYKDKGVFLTGGTGFFGKIIIEKLLRVTEVGQIYLLIRTKKGKDAFARIEDLFNDPVFAKMKQVNPKYRCQITIISGDCSLPGLGISADERETIMENVNIVLHSAATVRFDEKLKMAIAINVHGTKEIIKLAKEIVNLKALVHVSTAFAHCNMGHIQERFYSGTMSGENAFKLSDCLDEHTLNTLTPTIIKGYPNTYTFTKVLAENVVQQSAQNLPVTIFRPGIVITTYREPVTGWIDNMYGPCGVIVGIGSGVLRVFTGDMDNKAHIVPVDMCVNALLASAWDIARNKYETPPIYNYVPDADNMVTWRRYMEDGFEYGCDIPMRKSIWYPRFTIVPHMWQYHILCFLYHTLPALVMDAIMVIIGKKPRMMKIYRKIHKLSNVLKYFSSNEFRFDNDNVRKLTEKLDDRDRRLFAFDMRDLDWTNLFRVSLYGLRLYVVKDDPSNIPESIKRYERLKVLHYTTLAVFYALAAWALYALVKLFL encoded by the exons ATGGATGATCCCAAAATAATGAACATTATGAACGGCATGAAGTCGCTGGAAGATCATTGTCAGCTCATAAATGACGTGAAGG ACGAGTCGCCCATGCAAATGTTCTACAAGGACAAGGGCGTCTTCCTTACTGGCGGCACCGGATTCTTTGGCAAAA TTATCATCGAGAAATTGCTGCGCGTCACGGAGGTGGGACAAATCTATTTGCTGATACGCACCAAGAAGGGCAAGGATGCCTTCGCCAGGATCGAGGATCTGTTTAACGATCCG GTCTTTGCCAAGATGAAGCAGGTGAACCCCAAGTACCGCTGCCAGATCACCATCATCAGTGGCGACTGCTCGCTGCCTGGACTGGGAATCAGTGCCGACGAGCGGGAGACCATCATGGAGAACGTCAACATCGTCCTGCACAGTGCGGCCACCGTGCGATTCGATGAGAAGCTGAAAATGGCCATCGCCATCAATGTGCACGGCACCAAGGAAATCATCAAGCTGGCCAAAGAGATTGTTAACTTGAAG GCTCTCGTCCACGTCTCCACAGCATTTGCACACTGCAACATGGGGCACATCCAGGAGAGATTCTACAGTGGCACCATGTCTGGCGAGAACGCCTTCAAGCTGAGCGACTGCCTCGATGAgcacaccctgaacaccctcACGCCGACCATCATCAAGGGGTATCCGAACACATACACCTTCACCAAAGTCCTGGCCGAGAATGTGGTGCAACAGAGCGCTCAGAATTTGCCAGTTACCATCTTCAGACCCGGCATTG TGATCACCACTTACCGCGAACCGGTCACCGGCTGGATCGACAACATGTACGGTCCGTGCGGAGTGATCGTGGGAATTGGATCCGGAGTGCTGCGGGTTTTCACGGGTGACATGGACAACAAGGCACACATTGTTCCCGTGGACATGTGTGTAAATGCTCTGTTGGCCAGTGCGTGGGATATAGCGCGGAACAA ATACGAGACTCCGCCGATTTACAACTACGTGCCGGATGCGGACAACATGGTCACCTGGCGGCGCTACATGGAGGATGGCTTCGAGTACGGCTGTGACATCCCGATGCGGAAGTCCATCTGGTATCCGCGTTTCACCATCGTGCCGCACATGTGGCAGTACCACATCCTGTGCTTCCTCTACCACACATTGCCCGCCCTGGTCATGGACGCCATCATGGTGATAATTGGCAAGAAGCCCAG AATGATGAAGATCTACCGCAAGATACACAAGCTAAGCAATGTCCTCAAGTACTTCAGTTCAAACGAATTTCGATTCGACAACGATAATGTCAGGAAACTCACGGAAAAGCTAGATGATCGGGATAGGCGGCTCTTCGCCTTCGATATGCGCGATCTGGACTGGACCAATCTGTTCCGCGTCAGTCTCTACGGACTGCGTCTGTATGTGGTCAAGGATGATCCCAGCAACATTCCCGAGTCCATCAAGCGCTACGAGAG GTTGAAGGTCCTGCACTACACAACACTGGCTGTTTTCTACGCGTTAGCCGCCTGGGCGCTTTATGCCCTCGTCAAGCTCTTCTTATAG